In Candidatus Cloacimonadota bacterium, one DNA window encodes the following:
- a CDS encoding DUF104 domain-containing protein, translated as MFKVVEAIYHKKKLELLKSLDLNEGQHVKAIVIEIDKNRSQKAKERQLHLLDKGIDMGKLLFKERNELHKR; from the coding sequence ATGTTTAAAGTAGTAGAAGCAATTTATCATAAAAAAAAATTAGAACTGTTAAAATCTCTTGATCTAAATGAAGGTCAGCATGTGAAAGCAATAGTAATTGAAATTGACAAAAACCGTTCTCAAAAAGCAAAAGAAAGACAATTGCATCTATTAGATAAAGGAATCGATATGGGTAAGTTGTTATTCAAGGAGCGAAATGAATTACACAAAAGGTAA
- a CDS encoding PIN domain-containing protein, with product MNYTKGNLPLIDTNILVYAYDQIDERKHKISNEIVKKAWEDGTLITLQNLCEFFIVITKKVEKPVSVKQAREIVEDILSSEEWIIIDRTEESQKKAMKLNQEKRIHFWDALIIASMIEYGIKEIITENVSNFSKIKSIKPINPY from the coding sequence ATGAATTACACAAAAGGTAACCTTCCTCTTATTGATACTAATATTTTAGTCTATGCTTATGATCAAATAGATGAAAGAAAACATAAAATATCCAATGAGATTGTTAAAAAAGCATGGGAAGATGGAACTTTAATTACACTTCAAAATTTGTGTGAATTTTTTATTGTAATCACAAAAAAAGTTGAGAAACCAGTTTCTGTTAAACAAGCAAGGGAAATTGTTGAGGATATTCTATCTTCTGAAGAATGGATTATAATTGATAGAACAGAAGAATCACAAAAAAAAGCGATGAAACTTAATCAGGAAAAGAGAATCCACTTTTGGGATGCATTGATAATAGCTTCGATGATTGAATATGGAATAAAAGAAATCATTACTGAAAATGTAAGCAATTTTTCAAAAATTAAATCAATAAAACCAATAAATCCATATTAG
- a CDS encoding acyl-CoA dehydrogenase encodes MNFELSNDQKMLKEEVRKFAENELAPLAPEIDESGEFPYESIKKLADMGLLGIIVPEKYGGSEFDFVSLAIAIEEISRACASTGVITAVNNSLCTYPILTFGTEAQKEKYLPLLCSGEKIGAIGITEPNAGSDVAAMESTAVLDGDHYILNGAKRFITNGTAAGIFVVFAYTDKNLKHKGISAFIVDRDTPGFSLGKHENLMGIRATGNCELIFEDCRIPKENLLGEIGKGFFICMNTLDVSRIDIGAQAVGISQAALDDAVQYSKERKTFGKPICKQGMIQNMLAEMATQIHTSRLMVYYSAWCKDAGIKKFTKEAAMAKYYATTIAVDVTRKAVQIYGGYGYTKDYAVERYYRDAKILELYEGTSEIQKLVIATELVK; translated from the coding sequence ATGAATTTTGAATTATCAAATGATCAGAAAATGTTAAAAGAAGAGGTTAGAAAATTTGCTGAAAACGAACTGGCTCCCTTAGCTCCGGAAATCGATGAATCAGGTGAATTTCCTTATGAAAGCATAAAGAAATTAGCAGATATGGGTTTACTGGGAATTATTGTACCGGAAAAATACGGCGGTTCGGAATTTGATTTTGTTTCCCTGGCAATCGCGATCGAAGAAATTTCACGAGCTTGTGCTTCCACCGGAGTTATCACAGCCGTAAATAATTCACTCTGCACTTATCCGATCTTAACTTTCGGTACGGAAGCACAAAAAGAAAAGTATTTACCATTATTATGTTCCGGAGAAAAGATCGGTGCGATTGGAATAACTGAACCAAATGCCGGTTCTGATGTGGCAGCAATGGAATCTACGGCAGTACTCGATGGAGATCATTATATCCTGAACGGAGCAAAAAGATTTATCACCAACGGAACTGCTGCCGGTATTTTCGTAGTTTTTGCTTATACGGATAAAAATTTGAAACATAAAGGAATTTCTGCTTTTATCGTTGATCGCGACACTCCCGGATTCTCTCTTGGAAAACATGAAAACCTGATGGGAATCAGAGCAACCGGAAACTGCGAATTGATCTTTGAAGACTGTAGAATACCAAAAGAAAATCTTCTCGGAGAGATAGGAAAAGGATTTTTTATTTGTATGAACACCCTCGATGTTTCCCGGATCGATATTGGAGCTCAAGCTGTCGGTATTTCGCAAGCTGCTCTTGATGATGCTGTCCAATATTCTAAGGAAAGAAAAACTTTTGGTAAACCGATCTGCAAGCAGGGAATGATCCAGAATATGCTGGCTGAAATGGCAACTCAAATCCATACTTCCAGATTAATGGTTTATTACTCAGCTTGGTGTAAAGATGCCGGAATTAAAAAATTTACAAAAGAAGCTGCCATGGCAAAATATTATGCAACCACGATCGCAGTTGATGTAACCAGAAAAGCCGTACAGATTTACGGAGGTTATGGTTATACAAAAGATTACGCAGTGGAAAGATATTATCGTGATGCAAAAATTCTCGAACTTTATGAAGGAACATCTGAGATACAAAAATTAGTGATAGCAACGGAATTAGTTAAATAA
- a CDS encoding electron transfer flavoprotein beta subunit/FixA family protein → MYLREVILDIIVCIKRVPQTAEAEVRIDSTGKDIEKDRLTFDTNESDTYALEEAVLMKEKFGGNITVISLGEKDTEDTLRIALAKGADNAIRIKAEDFDHLDAYQTSQILQTVIKNLNYDIIFTGCISTDDAYSQIGVTLAELLEIPHATLVINFDVNENRADVQRELEGGLIEHLDISLPALFTIQTGINEPRYASLIAIRRAAKKEIQVIGKEELQQNEFISNSILEELFVPPISKRVEIITGTAGETAGKLAGIFKEKGLI, encoded by the coding sequence ATTTATTTAAGGGAGGTTATATTGGATATAATAGTCTGTATTAAACGCGTTCCGCAAACTGCAGAAGCAGAAGTAAGGATCGATTCCACAGGGAAAGACATCGAGAAGGATCGTTTGACTTTCGATACGAATGAATCCGATACTTATGCATTGGAAGAAGCTGTTTTGATGAAGGAAAAATTCGGTGGAAACATCACGGTTATTTCTCTTGGTGAAAAAGACACGGAAGACACATTACGCATTGCTCTGGCAAAAGGAGCAGATAATGCTATCAGGATCAAAGCAGAAGATTTTGATCATCTCGATGCTTATCAGACATCTCAAATTCTGCAAACTGTAATCAAAAATCTGAATTACGATATTATCTTTACAGGATGTATTTCTACAGATGATGCTTACTCGCAAATTGGTGTAACACTTGCGGAATTACTTGAAATTCCACATGCGACATTAGTCATTAATTTTGATGTTAACGAAAACAGAGCGGATGTGCAACGCGAATTAGAAGGTGGACTGATCGAACATCTTGATATTTCGTTACCGGCACTTTTCACCATTCAGACTGGAATCAATGAACCGCGATATGCATCTCTGATCGCGATCAGAAGAGCGGCTAAAAAGGAAATTCAGGTTATTGGAAAAGAAGAATTGCAACAGAATGAATTTATCAGCAATTCCATTCTCGAAGAATTATTTGTTCCTCCCATCTCCAAACGAGTTGAAATTATAACCGGAACAGCAGGTGAAACAGCGGGAAAACTTGCAGGAATTTTCAAAGAAAAAGGTCTAATTTAG
- a CDS encoding electron transfer flavoprotein subunit alpha/FixB family protein — MSEIFVLIEHRQEEIRDISFELLACGRKLAEKNNSKLTAVVLGYNTKKIVEKIKEQAHRILIFDNEIFKKFNAETYQLVLSDLIQKENPFIFLIGHTAFGMDLCPALATQLKIPFTTDCLDIEIEGNNVKVIRQMFDGKLDAKVSLRENSSYILTVRSGSFPAKESNLEAEISNLDSPISKSPDYRKFIEYIEAVAGDVDITKSDVVIGIGRGIKEQDNLAMIEDFADSIGGVVACSRPIVDADWLPKDRQVGSSGKVIKPKLYIAIGISGAFQHVAGMKNAETIVAINKDANAPIFHEADYGIVDDLFKVIPVLKEKILEMK; from the coding sequence ATGTCAGAAATATTTGTTTTGATAGAACATCGTCAGGAAGAAATCAGGGATATCAGTTTTGAACTTTTAGCCTGCGGTAGAAAACTTGCTGAAAAAAACAACTCTAAATTAACTGCTGTTGTTCTCGGTTATAATACTAAAAAAATTGTTGAAAAAATTAAAGAGCAAGCTCATCGAATTCTAATTTTCGATAATGAAATCTTTAAAAAATTTAATGCGGAAACTTATCAACTCGTTCTTTCAGATTTGATCCAAAAAGAAAATCCGTTTATCTTTTTGATCGGTCATACTGCCTTTGGCATGGATCTTTGTCCGGCTCTGGCAACGCAACTGAAAATCCCGTTCACGACCGATTGCCTGGATATCGAGATTGAAGGAAATAATGTGAAAGTGATCCGACAGATGTTCGATGGAAAATTGGATGCAAAAGTGAGTCTCCGGGAAAATTCATCTTACATTTTAACAGTTCGTTCAGGTTCATTCCCAGCAAAAGAAAGCAATCTTGAAGCAGAAATATCAAACCTTGATTCACCGATTTCCAAATCACCTGATTACAGAAAATTCATCGAGTATATCGAAGCAGTTGCTGGAGATGTGGATATTACAAAATCTGATGTTGTCATCGGAATCGGACGCGGTATTAAAGAGCAGGATAATTTAGCGATGATCGAAGATTTTGCTGATTCTATTGGAGGAGTCGTTGCTTGCTCCAGACCGATCGTTGATGCAGATTGGCTTCCCAAAGACAGGCAGGTCGGTTCATCCGGAAAAGTGATCAAACCGAAATTGTACATCGCTATTGGAATTTCCGGAGCTTTTCAGCATGTTGCCGGTATGAAGAATGCCGAAACCATCGTTGCCATCAACAAAGATGCGAATGCTCCGATATTTCATGAAGCGGATTATGGGATTGTGGATGATCTATTCAAAGTGATTCCTGTTCTGAAAGAAAAAATTCTGGAGATGAAATAG